From a single Bryobacter aggregatus MPL3 genomic region:
- a CDS encoding NADP-dependent isocitrate dehydrogenase, producing the protein MAKTPITVAHGDGIGPEIMAATLHILEAAGAQLDIETIEIGEKVYLRGNSTGIDQSSIDSLLRTKVFLKAPITTPQGGGFKSLNVTTRKMLGLYANVRPCVAYHPFVQTKHQGMDVVIVRENEEDLYAGIEYQLSADVTESIKLISRRGTERIVRYAFEYAKANGRKKVTCFTKDNIMKISDGLFHKIFDELGAEYPEIEKEHWIVDIGAAKLADTPGVFDVIVMPNLYGDILSDVAAQIAGSVGLAGSSNIGMKYAMFEAIHGSAPRRAGQNLANPSGLLLGGVMMLAHIGQPDVAQRVHNAWLKTLEDGTHTYDIFKEGVSKTKVGTKEFADAVVANVGKLPQLLKPVEYKELPKLKEPAIPTVGKTETAGIDIFINWTKGNASELGPQVEKLSTDKLKFVLISSRGTKVYPIGSTEAAVADQWRCRFEGKVGELTQQDTAALYAKFVEAGFSIIKTEGLFYFDGQRGYSLSQGQ; encoded by the coding sequence ATGGCAAAAACTCCGATTACAGTCGCCCATGGCGACGGAATTGGCCCTGAAATCATGGCCGCGACGTTGCACATCCTGGAGGCAGCGGGCGCACAACTCGACATCGAAACCATTGAGATCGGCGAGAAGGTTTATCTCCGCGGAAACTCAACGGGCATCGATCAGTCTTCGATCGACAGCCTGCTGCGCACGAAGGTGTTTCTGAAGGCTCCGATCACCACCCCGCAGGGTGGCGGCTTCAAGAGCCTGAACGTGACCACGCGAAAGATGCTGGGCCTTTATGCAAATGTCCGTCCTTGCGTCGCCTACCATCCCTTTGTGCAGACCAAGCACCAGGGCATGGACGTCGTCATTGTCCGCGAGAACGAAGAAGATCTGTATGCCGGCATTGAATACCAGTTGTCTGCCGACGTCACCGAATCGATCAAGCTGATCAGCCGCCGGGGTACCGAGCGTATCGTTCGCTACGCGTTTGAGTACGCTAAGGCGAATGGCCGCAAGAAGGTCACCTGCTTCACCAAAGACAACATCATGAAGATCTCCGATGGCTTGTTCCATAAGATCTTCGATGAGCTCGGCGCCGAGTATCCCGAAATTGAGAAGGAACATTGGATCGTCGACATCGGTGCGGCGAAGCTTGCCGATACGCCCGGCGTCTTTGACGTGATCGTGATGCCGAACCTCTATGGCGACATCCTGTCCGACGTTGCTGCGCAGATTGCCGGCTCAGTGGGCCTGGCCGGTTCGTCGAACATCGGCATGAAGTATGCGATGTTTGAGGCGATCCATGGCTCCGCGCCGCGCCGCGCTGGTCAGAATCTCGCAAACCCCTCCGGCCTGCTGCTGGGCGGCGTCATGATGCTCGCGCACATCGGCCAGCCCGACGTTGCGCAACGCGTGCACAATGCCTGGCTGAAGACGCTCGAGGACGGCACGCACACCTACGACATCTTCAAGGAAGGCGTGTCGAAGACGAAGGTTGGCACCAAGGAATTTGCCGATGCTGTCGTTGCCAACGTCGGCAAGCTGCCGCAGTTGCTGAAGCCCGTAGAATATAAGGAACTGCCGAAGCTGAAGGAGCCGGCCATCCCCACCGTCGGCAAAACCGAAACCGCCGGCATCGACATCTTCATCAACTGGACCAAAGGCAATGCAAGCGAACTCGGACCGCAGGTGGAAAAGCTCAGCACCGACAAGCTGAAGTTTGTGCTGATCTCCAGCCGCGGCACCAAGGTCTACCCGATTGGCTCAACCGAAGCCGCCGTTGCCGACCAGTGGCGCTGCCGCTTTGAAGGCAAAGTGGGCGAGTTGACCCAGCAGGACACCGCCGCGCTTTATGCCAAGTTCGTCGAGGCCGGCTTCTCGATCATCAAGACCGAGGGTCTGTTCTACTTCGACGGCCAGCGTGGTTATTCGCTGAGCCAGGGCCAGTAG